TTCATAGATACTCATGTGCAAGCAATTCAGATTCTCCATTTCTTTTCAAGCATCATGAGAATAAGTTTGTCTAAAATCAAGGAAAGGGATTGGTTTACTGAGTCAAATTATCCATCTGGTGTTGGGCTCTGTTCACCGTTTTTTGTAAGCTGAGTAGTCATACTCATACTAGCTCTTCTTGAATCAGCATATTTATTACCGAAAGGTGCATGGAAAATAGTCTCCATTGGTTTCTCAAATAGCAGTCGATGAATGAATTTGGACCCTTTTTGTCAGAAGGGCGAGAGACCTAATGGACTTGGCATTTTCTCCTTCCATGATGCCTTGTGGTTTTATTTGTCTGACAGTTTAATTTTGGTAGCAGTTCAACAGCTTCATACTGAACAGCATCCCAGTCATTGTAACCGTTGTGTCATTTGGGACATTCACTTTGCTTGGTGGGGATTTGACACCAGCGAGAGCATTTACATCACTTTCTCTTTTTGCGGTGCTAAGGTTTCCTTTGAACATGCTCCCTAACTTGATGTCTCAGGTTCTCACTTCATCCTAACCTCAGCTCTATATCTCTGTCATTCAAATAGAATAGTCTACTGATCTACCCCATTGTCAACATCAACGTGGGTGGTTATTTTGTGGTTAGTGGATCtagcattttctttttgcttctaaTTGTGTACATTGGATATGTTGTTCATGATAGCATCACTCAGTTTAAGTATCAATTCATCTTGCTttgatgatgaagaaaatgattGACAATATCAAACtgctagaaaaatcaaatagaatATCAAAAGTGAACTGCagtatatatttgataaaaaaaaaaaaaaaaactgcagtATATTATCTCACTGATAAatttgattctttgatttgGACAAGACGGCGTGCGAAAAGGGGAGGATCAGTTCTCACATACTACATTAATGTTGATATTAAACTGATTATCTAGTTGTTGAACTAGCATAAACAGTTGAAATTTAATTAGATGTCGGTTAGACCTGtaatatcaatttgataagtgaAATGGAACGCTAAACCATATTGTGATGACTAAATCTGTAACAGTTTATCTCTTCATTAGCCTCCTTTTACAACATTTGGAAAGTGGCAGTCAGAGTTTTTCTTTTGTGCTTATTACAGCCTTTTGCCTTTGCTTTCTCAAAGATGATGCGTGTTCTCTATCTTAGATCCAGCAATTTTATTTTAACAGTTCTTGCAAACATTTGTTTGTCATTGTTTAGTTTCCAATCTTACTTTTGTATCCCAGGTTGTTACTGCAAATGTTTCCCTGCAACGTATGGAGGAACTATTTTTAACAGAAGAGAGAATTTTAGTTCCTAATCCACCGATTGAGCCAGGACAGCCAGTTATTTCAATCAAGGATGGGAACTTTTCATGGGACTCAAAGGTCAAATTACATCTTCCTCATTTTATCTGGCAAAATTCCTTATCGTTTCTCTTTTCAATGTGAATAAACTGTTGACTATACTATAAATTGTTTAGGCTTTAGGGGTTGTAACACCATCGACAATGCATCAAGTACAATAGTAATCACTACCATGATTTGAAGGACGAGGGCATattacaaattttttattgaatccCAAAGTTAGTAGATGccataataaaaatttaaagcacTTGTTCATCGGACAACTTAAGCCCTTACATAAGTGAGTAATGCTCTCACAACTTCTATAAAGGTGACTGATTGTGCGAGGAAACTTGCTCTAAGTGTAATCATTTATGGCGAACGATTCAAGCTAATGTAGATATTCGATGATTCAGCATAGCTGAATGGTCATTTATGGTGGTTTCCAGTCTTTTTATTGCAATATTTTATTTCAAGTGGAGGCTAAATTATCAGCTAACTTCAGGCAGAAAAACCCACGTTGTCAAACATCAATCTAGACATACCATTCGGTAGCTTAGTGGCTATTGTTGGTGGTACTGGAGAAGGAAAGACATCCCTCATATCCGCAATGCTTGGGGAACTCCCTCCTGTCTCCAATGCTTCTGTTACTATACGCGGAACCGTTGCTTATGTTCCTCAAGTGTCCTGGATTTTCAATGCTACTGTAAGTTGCACAgtgctgtttttgtttttctgtcgATGTTGAGCGCCTTATCATCTTTTCTTGTGTCCTAATCGCAAGTGTATGATTTCAGGTGCGTGACAACATATTATTTGGGTCTGAATTTGAACAGGAAAGATATTGGAAGGCAGTCAGCGTTACCGAATTGGAGCATGATCTCGATGTGCTTCCAGTTAAGTGGGACTCAGTGCTTTGCAAGATTCTCTTATTCACACGGATGCGATCCATTAATTATCTATCTCAATACTTCAGGGTCGCGATCTTACAGAGATTGGTGAAAGAGGGGTGAATATAAGCGGAGGGCAAAAGCAAAGGGTTTCTATGGCCAGGGCTGTTTACTCGAATTCAGATGTTTACATATTTGATGACCCTTTAAGTGCTCTGGATGCTCATGTTGGTCGACAGGTATGATATTCATGACACAGAATATTAGTCACAAGTTACCCCAGGTGTAGCAATTGATGTTGTAAGGCTCAACATTACATTTATACTTGAAAAGTGTtaagagtaattaaatattaaatcaagataacaacttaagcttttaaaatagttgACAGAGCAGGAGGTCCAGTGTTCAAATCTCACAAAAACCTTTCTATGCGAAGCATGCTCAAATGCTTCAATTGAACAAGGATAAGAATTTTGATCCTACAGTCCTGTCCTCAAGATAACTCGCTGCAATCAATCTTGGGATGATTGAAGCAACATCTAATTGCAAACTCATAGTCATTTTCTGACTTCGGACTTAACTAAAATTTGGGTATATCTACTATTGCCTTTGTTTCACTTTTTATAGCATGGCGTATCTGAATGTTTGGCTCCactattctcaacgtctcaagcgACCTTTAGTTTCATTCCTATAGATCTTACATTCAGTAGGATCTCTTTTCCGAATTTTCAGAAATGAGCTTATACTAACCCGCAGTCACATACAGGTGTTCAATAGCTGTATCAAGGAAGAGTTGCGAGGGAAGACCCGGGTTCTTGTCACAAACcagcttcattttcttcctcaagTCGATCGAATCATTTTGGTTCATGAAGGAATGGTCAAAGAGGAGGGGACTTTTGAGGAGCTCTCTAAAAGCGGGGTACTGTTCCAGAAACTTATGGAGAATGCAGGAAGAATGGAGGAACAAACAGAAGAGGACGAGGAGGGCAGGAAGACAAATGTAAAGGAGAAAACATCCAAACCAGCAACTAACAGCATTGTTAATGAATTGCCAAAAGATCAAGGCCGTGGGAAGAGAGGTAAAGGAGGGAAGTCGGTGCTTATTAAGCAAGAGGAACGGGTAACGGGCATCATGAGTTGGAAAGTTCTGATGAGGTACTAAATTGCATTACATGAAACTCCATCTTCTAATGCTTGTTGCGTAGACAGATTATTTACAGAAAAGGCTTAATTGTGGATAAGAAATTCATGAcctgaaatttttcttgaaCTCTACAGTGGAACTATGGTTCAAATAAGCCAATTAAATGACCTCAAACATACATGTGATATCTTTGAGCAAAGAGTTCAAGTAAGTCCGCGTAACACCTAAGACTATGGAACCTAAGACTATGGAGGCAATACTCATGTAGTGTAAGTATGCGCAACATTTCTTTCTCACTGTCACTTGACATCACTCAAAACACGGTCTCTAAGTTGCTTTTTCTGTAATGCTTAGGTTTTCTCTCTGCGATAAATATGTTTCATGTGTATCATTAAATGCTTATAAACACCTAAGGTCCATGCAGTTGCCTATTCCTTTTTGTTGATAACCCcgaggctttttttttcctggtaaATTGCTGTTTTCCCTCATTTGTTGTCTGGACTCAATTAATCTGCATGACATAGAATTACATAGCAATAATGATATTTATCTGCGACATTCATATtaactgattttctttttaggtACAAAGGGGCACTGGGAGGCCTGTCGGTGGTGGCAGTACTCTTTATTTGCTATATTTCAACTGAAGTTCTTCGAATTTCAAGGAGTACATGGTTGAGTTTCTGGACAGATCAAAGCACTTCAGAGAACTACAGACCAGGATTCTACATATTGGTCTATGCACTCCTGTCATTTGGTCAGGTACATCAAAATTCAGTACATGGATCTCCTCTCCAAGTGTACTATCTTTTATGTGGTAGCTTGTGCTTCTATACTTTTTTCTGATTATTGATGAAATGGGAAAGCCACATTCTTAGTCCTTGAGTTCGGATTACTACTACTTGTTCATATATAGTGCGGAAACAATAATGTAATTATAGAGAAAATCTGAGTTATCAAACCTCGTAATGGACTACTTGCTAACATTTCTATTTTTGTAGACTTTGGCATTTTAGCGTCTTTGGTGGATGTGGGTATATATGTCAACTGAAGGGTAGGTCTTTCTAGCAACTTCCGTGATGACGACTCCTGTGTTTCTGTGAACCAGGTGACCGTGACATTCACTAATGCTTATTGGTTGATTATCTCGAGTCTTCGTGCGGCAAAAAGATTGCATGATTCTATGCTCCAGTCTTTATTAAGTGCTCCAATGCTTTTCTTTCACACCAACCCAATGGGAAGAATAATCAACAGGTTTGCCAAGGATCTAGGTGACATAGATCGCAATGTCGCCCAATTTGTAAACATGTTCATGGGCCAAGTCTGGCAGCTACTTTCGACTTTTGTGCTTATAGGAATTGTGAGCACAATCTCTCTTTGGGTCATAATGCCCCTGTTGATCTTGTTTTATGCAGCCTATCTGTATTACCAGGTGAGCAGATTTGTTCGGGCTATAATGCTTTTTCATACAAAATGACATGTTCTCTGCTACCTACGGCCACAATTGCCAAGCCTTCTCACACTAAGTGGGGAAGGCTATTTTCTTCTGCTACATAAGCTGACAATTTCATgttgtattttcattttttgtgatgcTTGTGACACTATGCACAGCCATTCAGATGTTTCACAGTGGAAATTCTGAAAGACAATTTCCATAATCCTTCTACAGTAGAAAGGaacactttttttctttttatgaaacAGTGATTAAGTAATAAGCACCGATGGCTCAgaatgaaaatttcttttagccatctttttgtcatttttttggcCAGAGGGGGCGTTAATCATCAAGGCTAACAGTAGATCCTTTTAATCGCTTGATAGCATTACACCTCTTGTTCTATCGCAAGTTTCGTCCTCTACTCGTAGCTGAGTCCATTAGAAGTTTGGATGCGATTGTCTTTCTAATTGTTTGCCTTGTGGTTGTCAACAGACTACATCTCGTGAAGTGAAACGTTTGAATTCAATTACCAGATCTCCAGTTTATGCACAATTCGGAGAAGCGTTGAATGGCTTGTCCAGTATACGTGCATATAAAGCATATGGTAGGTTGGCCACCATTAACGCCAAGGCCATGGACAATAATATCAGATTCACCCTTGTCAGTATCAGTTCCAACCGTTGGCTCACCATAAGGTTGGAGACTTTAGGAGGCATAATGATATGGTTGACAGCGACATTTGCAGTCAAGCAGACTGGAAAAGCGGAAAACCGAGCAGCGTTTGCTTCAACTATGGGTCTCCTCCTCAGCTACACTTTGAATATAACGAGCCTTTTGAGCGGTGTTCTGAGACAAGCAAGCAGAGCTGAGAATAGTCTAAATTCCGTAGAGCGTGTGGGTGTGTACATAGAATTGCCTTCCGAGGCTCCAGCTATAACAGAGAGCAGCCAGCCCCCTCCTGGCTGGCCGTCATCGGGATCAATTAAATTTGAAGATGTGGTCCTTCGTTACAGACCTGAACTTCCTCCCGTGTTGCATGGATTGTCCTTTTCAGTAGCACCCCGCGAGAAACTGGGAATAGTTGGAAGAACCGGTGCTGGAAAATCTAGCATGATAAATGCCTTGTTCCGAATTGTCGAGCTGGAAAAGGGAAGAATCTTGATAGATGGGTGCAACACTTCCAAGATGGGACTCGAAGATCTGCGGAAAGTCCTTAGCATCATACCTCAATCACCAGTTCTTTTCTCAGGTGGGCACTGTGAAATTCTTTTAACACCTTAGCTTGTTTGTTAAAACAGCTTCATTATTCCCTCCACTGTTCCCCTCAACCTCTGTGATATTCCATAGAAAGGTCTGCTGACATGATCATGTCCGTCTGCTCAGTGGTTGATTTTGCTATCTCCTCAAACAAATTCATAGCCGAGAGTTTTCTTTCTCACTTATTATGGCCAATATTGGAGCTCCCAAACTCTTAATTCTTGAAGAAAGCATCGGTTCACAAGAGCTACATACAGTTCTTGCAATCCAATTCTTTACCCAACTACTCTTGGACAGTATCTTTCTTTTTGACCTGAGCAATCTGCTGACAAGTCCTAATCAGTTCAAATGTCTTAATTCACTGTCCTTCTACCTTAATGCGTTTCTGAGGAACATTTTGGATAAGAATGAGCAATTTTCTGTTTGTGTTCTGTCTGACATTTCATGTGAAAAGGGCTACAATATGAATCGCAGCTGGGCACATTGAACCCCATTACTATGAACTGAGAAGCTTCTACAGTATATACCACATAACCTTTAGATTCCATTGTTTGTGAAGACTAAATATCATCTCAaatagtttctttcttttcaattttgtgtAGGAACTGTGAGATTTAATCTCGACCCTTTCAATGAACATAATGACGCTGACCTCTGGGAGGCTCTGGAGAGAGCGCATTTGAAGGATGTCATCAGGAGGAACTCTTATGGCCTGGATACTGAGGTAAGCTTTCGTAAAGTTACTAGATGTGAAATGTTAATGAAGGGATCATTGCAGTCCCTATTGAATTCGGGTTTATGCTGACGAAACTATTGGAAGTTACCTAACAATGTTAAGGGGGAAAATTATTCAAGTTTTGAAAATTGTCTCGTCAAGGACAAGGATTATTAGAAGATGTCTAATGCATGCAAGTGTTGAGATAGTGACAACAACAGTTGACTAGGTTAATGGCCTTCggcagagaaagagaagaatcgAGTTGAACTGATAGAAGGTAGGCGACATGAGTTAGTATTCAGCAAAAAAGTTTGACATGCATATGCAATGCATTCTCAGCAAAGCACCATCCAGGAAATACAAGCATTTGGAAGCACGAATTATATAGTTAAATTTAGCATGTAAGTTGAAGGAGATGTGCACTAGATTGGTCAGAAAGAAATAGTAATAATCTTGTTTGTATGGTTATAACTACTTTTGCTCGAATGCTCAGCTTGCACTACGGTTAAGCTCATCGCACTGGAGAAATCTCTGAATTGAGACTAATTTTATGATACCTGCAGAATTTCCATAAAATGCATAACGTCCCGCCTTTTGAACTAAATTACAGACCACAAGCAAGAGTAAAAGAGCCTCCAGTCTGGGCAGGACTTGGTGGTATAGCGAGCAGACATTGGAATTGTTTTACCTGCGAAAAGAACTGAAGCGTCCCTTGTATAACGTTTTCTCAATACATAACATATTATAGTGTCTGAAGTCTTAACTGAAGTTGAGATGTCAACTTATGTATGTGTTTGGACTTGTCTATATGCAAGTGGCTGATGTAATGCTCTGCATTATTCTGTTGGCTTTAAAATGTATCCTGTGGGTTCTTTCTAATTAGTTAAGAAAGACGATCGATATTGATGTTGCCTGTGTCCTGTCAAGGTTTCTGAGGGCGGAGAGAACTTCAGTGTCGGACAGAGGCAACTGCTGTGTCTTGCTCGAGCATTACTAAGAAGATCAAAGATTCTTGTTCTGGATGAAGCAACTGCAGCCGTCGATGTTAGGACCGATGCTCTCATCCAGAAAACCATCCGTGAAGAATTCAACTACTGCACAATGCTCATCATTGCTCACAGACTTAACACTATCATTGACACCGACCGAATTCTTGTGCTTGATGCCGGCCAAGTATGTTCTTACATTGCTATTCATCATGCACACATCTGTACAAGCAAGAAATGCATATTAATGGTTTGTCATCATGAATATGTAAAAGTGAAAACCACTCTTATCTCTGAAGTATGATTGTTATGGAGCTTgacacttttgaaaaataagaactGAAATTAACCATCTCATTTGATTCAACATAAAAGGACCGTGACTCaccaatgaaaatattcaagtaTTCGAATGCCATTGCTTTTACATTTCTAATTGTTGTATCGATTGCGATGCTTTCAACTTTCACTTCAGGTAGCAGAACACGATACTCCAGAGAATCTGCTGTCAAACGAAGCGAGCGCATTCTCTAAGATGGTTCAAAGCACGGGTTCTGCCAATGCGCAGTATCTACATGGCTTAGTCCTCCAAAGGAAAGAGAGTAGGTTACGGATGGAAGCGAAACGTCCAGACAGCGAGAGACGACGATCCGCCTCTTCCTACTGGGCTGCCACTGCCAATGTTGCTCTAGCGGTCAGCCTCAATTCCAACAATGCCCTACAGATTTTGAACATCGAGGACGATGACAACAGCAACGACAACATCCTTAAGAGAACAAAAGATGCAGTTATAACCCTTCAGGGTATCTTGGAAGGGAAGCACAACGAAGATATAGAAAATGCTTTGTACAATTATCAAGTTTCTGCTGATAGCTGGTGGTCTGCTCTCTACAAGATAGTCGAAGGTTAGTGCTTCATTCTTGCACATACCTTATTCTATATTTCAATTAGGCTTTCCGCTCGCTTAAGGTTGAGATTGAGGGTACTTGGACCTTCAAAATATGAGGTTGTTCCTGCTTAGAGAAACGACAAAGATCATATGTTATCTACTTTTTGTTCTTATGTATCCTTTCCTGCATTTTCACTCGAAAGTTGCATCTAATTGCTCTTCCTTCATGCAGGTCTAGGTTTGATGAGCAGACTGGCTGATGGTAGATACGAACGACTAGAGCACGAGTTTGGAGACAACTCAGATTGGGATGCTGTGGAAATGTTATAAAAGAAGTGGAGACGTTAACCCAATTCTTCATTTCTAATCGAAGGATTTTACATGCGAAGCCGAAAGCAGAGATATTGCGCTCAGTGGAGAACAATCTTGAATCTGTACATGCGTACGTACTTCTATCAATGTATCATTTATATTTCCCGAAACTGAGCTAAGGTTAAATCTTCCCCCAAGTTTGGTTATGCTCAGTATTAGCGTACTCTTACACCAGTGAATGTGCAGGAAGCCATTAAGCAGGCGATAATTCTTCTTCATGCTTGCTTATTAGTTTCAGTACGAGCATGTGAAAATTCAAACTATTCAATTGGACTCTGAGAATCCAGGATCAGAGCTTGGCTAACCTCACCAAATGGAAGTATTTTATATTAGCCTTCTGTTCAACTTGTCTATGTATTTTTGTACATGATTCAGAGTATAACACGTGATGCTTCTCGTAAGTCTTAGGTAACTTCTTTGTAGGCCTTGAATTTCATTACAGTGCATGAATCTCGTAAGTGTGATAGATTATGATACCTCTTGATTCAAAGCATAAAGGCCCTCTCTGTATTATAGTCGATTCAATGTATACTAGTGAATCTTCTCGGAAGTCTTACTAGTATACCTTGAATTTCCGTGCAACATAAGAATCTGGAAAGTGTGATAGACAACGAATCCTCTTGGTTGCGAAATTACAAAAGCCCTTGCTTACATCAAAATGCGATTTGATGAAGAACAAGAATAAAGCAGGAGTGAAGGGGTCAAAATCTTTAACTTTAGTTTGTAAAATCATTTAGATCTACGCTTGTGACGTTTTTCGCTTTCTAGAAgacataaaaaatcaataaaacaaaagaTGAGAATATGTAACGAAAAACTGGAACGAAACCATATCTTTGGCTATTGGAACGTTGGTTATGTGGATGAATTGAAGCAAGAGTATCACCAAGTTAGACCTGATGATCATCCTTGCGGCCCGAACCGACCCTCGAATTTGATCATTTAAGGTGGTTCCAGGGTTCAAGCTCATGTTCGAGCTTCACTTTGCTTTGGCACAACCTGTCAGTAGTCCACCTAAATCAACTAGAAATACTGATCCATGAACTTACATAATAAGCTTATGGCAATGGCTATGAACAGCACTAGCAGCGTAACACAAAGATATGAAGCATTGCTTCCAAGGTGGTCGCGTAGATACGGTGGTGCCGGTGGTTGGGCTCGGTACTGAAGGGGATCCGGCTGGCGTGAGGTCAGGCTGGTGGAAGTTTCACTGATTGCGACCCATAATTTTCCATCCTGAGAGCAATGGTTACTTACTGTTAGCAAAGGTGTGGACGAAGCAATACTTGCCGGCATTGTCAAGGGAAAGGGTGTTgcggttgttgttgttgttgttgtcgtcaTCGTTGTCACCCTTTGCCTCGTTCACGTTGAAGTTGAACATTGCAAAAATAAAGGAAGATCGTCGGCATTGTATTCTTTCTTAAGGGAAAAGATTAAATCAGATTATCAGACAGTACAATCTTTCATTTCTTGATCTCATGTTTCTTTGtccgaaaaaaaagaaaagatcgaAATTCTTTCTTACGTGTTGAAGGATAACAATATGCCGGCGACAATATCTTTCCTGGTAATTCATactgttttgttttttggggcCATGGTACTTGATACGATTGAGATCACTGTACATCAAATTGCACTTGTTATTTGGACTTCTTACAAGACAGCTTCCAACGATGGGTGGAGAAAAATATGCCACACTTGTTAATCACCATCGGTGTAAAAGAATCTGTAGCCTTTATTCATTTGATAGAAAGAATTCTGAGTTGCTAGTTTCGATTTAGGAGCCATTTAGCTTTAAGATCGCGTAATAATGAAAGTTTGCAGTGTCGTTGGATTTGCCGAAAGTCGATTTAGAGTTACTGTTTTGCCGGGGATGAATTTTTTGAACTCTTACGCGCGTTGCCAGAACAGTTTCGAGGTTCCTGTGTTTGTCATTGATTTTCGCCCTGTCTACTACCATCTTCGGCTTGGCAAAGCTTAGGGTCTCATAAAATTTCGAAGGAGTTTTCTTTTGATAGTAAGCTCGCTTGAATTTGAGTTCGGTGTAGAGAAATATGATGCGTTAAAGTTCGTCGCTCGAGTGGTTGTTCATTGCACGAGTGGTTGTTGTCGCTCGAATTGGAAAGCAAAGTGGCCATTCATGAGGTTCTGTCAACCCATAGTGAACGATATGATCtcaaaaatttgaattgattaTTTCTGGATTCCTTACAAAAGGAATTGCAAAAAGCTGCATGTGTTAGTTACTTTAT
The sequence above is drawn from the Rhodamnia argentea isolate NSW1041297 chromosome 9, ASM2092103v1, whole genome shotgun sequence genome and encodes:
- the LOC115726799 gene encoding ABC transporter C family member 12-like isoform X3: MGFEVLDWYCRPVAIGIWARTTDSAFGVYTPCAVDSFVISISHLVLLGLCCYRIWLIKRTLKVQRYLLRSRCYNYMLGLLSFYCAAEPLLRLVMGISIFNLDGQTSRLPYEIVSLTIESLAWCSMLVMVFLEMHAYIQEFKWYVRFGLIYVLVGEAVMVNLILSMRDHYQHHRSALYLFISTVFCQVLYGILLFVYVPNLDPCPGYTTIPPEPLDSVEYEALPGEEQICPERHVNIFSRIYFGWMTPLMQQGYKRPITEMDVWKLDSWDQTETLIKRFQKCWAKESQRPKPWLLRALNSSLGGRFWLGGFFKIGSDLSQFVGPTLLNHLLQSMQRGDPAWIGYVYAFSILVGVSLGVLCEAQYLQNSLRTGFRLRSTLVAAIFRKSLRLTHEGRKKFQSGKITNMITTDANAIQQICQQLHNLWSAPFRIVIAMVLLYQQLGVASLLGSLMLVLMIPLQTVIISKMRKLTKEGLQWTDKRVSLMNEILAAMDTVKCYAWEKSFQSRVQEIRIEELSWFRRAQLLAAFNSFILNSIPVIVTVVSFGTFTLLGGDLTPARAFTSLSLFAVLRFPLNMLPNLMSQVVTANVSLQRMEELFLTEERILVPNPPIEPGQPVISIKDGNFSWDSKAEKPTLSNINLDIPFGSLVAIVGGTGEGKTSLISAMLGELPPVSNASVTIRGTVAYVPQVSWIFNATVRDNILFGSEFEQERYWKAVSVTELEHDLDVLPGRDLTEIGERGVNISGGQKQRVSMARAVYSNSDVYIFDDPLSALDAHVGRQVFNSCIKEELRGKTRVLVTNQLHFLPQVDRIILVHEGMVKEEGTFEELSKSGVLFQKLMENAGRMEEQTEEDEEGRKTNVKEKTSKPATNSIVNELPKDQGRGKRGKGGKSVLIKQEERVTGIMSWKVLMRYKGALGGLSVVAVLFICYISTEVLRISRSTWLSFWTDQSTSENYRPGFYILVYALLSFGQVTVTFTNAYWLIISSLRAAKRLHDSMLQSLLSAPMLFFHTNPMGRIINRFAKDLGDIDRNVAQFVNMFMGQVWQLLSTFVLIGIVSTISLWVIMPLLILFYAAYLYYQTTSREVKRLNSITRSPVYAQFGEALNGLSSIRAYKAYGRLATINAKAMDNNIRFTLVSISSNRWLTIRLETLGGIMIWLTATFAVKQTGKAENRAAFASTMGLLLSYTLNITSLLSGVLRQASRAENSLNSVERVGVYIELPSEAPAITESSQPPPGWPSSGSIKFEDVVLRYRPELPPVLHGLSFSVAPREKLGIVGRTGAGKSSMINALFRIVELEKGRILIDGCNTSKMGLEDLRKVLSIIPQSPVLFSGTVRFNLDPFNEHNDADLWEALERAHLKDVIRRNSYGLDTEVSEGGENFSVGQRQLLCLARALLRRSKILVLDEATAAVDVRTDALIQKTIREEFNYCTMLIIAHRLNTIIDTDRILVLDAGQVAEHDTPENLLSNEASAFSKMVQSTGSANAQYLHGLVLQRKESRLRMEAKRPDSERRRSASSYWAATANVALAVSLNSNNALQILNIEDDDNSNDNILKRTKDAVITLQGILEGKHNEDIENALYNYQVSADSWWSALYKIVEGLGLMSRLADGRYERLEHEFGDNSDWDAVEML
- the LOC115726799 gene encoding ABC transporter C family member 12-like isoform X4; this translates as MGFEVLDWYCRPVAIGIWARTTDSAFGVYTPCAVDSFVISISHLVLLGLCCYRIWLIKRTLKVQRYLLRSRCYNYMLGLLSFYCAAEPLLRLVMGISIFNLDGQTSRLPYEIVSLTIESLAWCSMLVMVFLEMHAYIQEFKWYVRFGLIYVLVGEAVMVNLILSMRDHYQHHRSALYLYISTVFCQVLYGILLFVYVPNLDPCPGYTTIPPEPLDSVEYEALPGEEQICPERHVNIFSRIYFGWMTPLMQQGYKRPITEMDVWKLDSWDQTETLIKRFQKCWAKESQRPKPWLLRALNSSLGGRFWLGGFFKIGSDLSQFVGPTLLNHLLQSMQRGDPAWIGYVYAFSILVGVSLGVLCEAQYLQNSLRTGFRLRSTLVAAIFRKSLRLTHEGRKKFQSGKITNMITTDANAIQQICQQLHNLWSAPFRIVIAMVLLYQQLGVASLLGSLMLVLMIPLQTVIISKMRKLTKEGLQWTDKRVSLMNEILAAMDTVKCYAWEKSFQSRVQEIRIEELSWFRRAQLLAAFNSFILNSIPVIVTVVSFGTFTLLGGDLTPARAFTSLSLFAVLRFPLNMLPNLMSQVVTANVSLQRMEELFLTEERILVPNPPIEPGQPVISIKDGNFSWDSKAEKPTLSNINLDIPFGSLVAIVGGTGEGKTSLISAMLGELPPVSNASVTIRGTVAYVPQVSWIFNATVRDNILFGSEFEQERYWKAVSVTELEHDLDVLPGRDLTEIGERGVNISGGQKQRVSMARAVYSNSDVYIFDDPLSALDAHVGRQVFNSCIKEELRGKTRVLVTNQLHFLPQVDRIILVHEGMVKEEGTFEELSKSGVLFQKLMENAGRMEEQTEEDEEGRKTNVKEKTSKPATNSIVNELPKDQGRGKRGKGGKSVLIKQEERVTGIMSWKVLMRYKGALGGLSVVAVLFICYISTEVLRISRSTWLSFWTDQSTSENYRPGFYILVYALLSFGQVTVTFTNAYWLIISSLRAAKRLHDSMLQSLLSAPMLFFHTNPMGRIINRFAKDLGDIDRNVAQFVNMFMGQVWQLLSTFVLIGIVSTISLWVIMPLLILFYAAYLYYQTTSREVKRLNSITRSPVYAQFGEALNGLSSIRAYKAYGRLATINAKAMDNNIRFTLVSISSNRWLTIRLETLGGIMIWLTATFAVKQTGKAENRAAFASTMGLLLSYTLNITSLLSGVLRQASRAENSLNSVERVGVYIELPSEAPAITESSQPPPGWPSSGSIKFEDVVLRYRPELPPVLHGLSFSVAPREKLGIVGRTGAGKSSMINALFRIVELEKGRILIDGCNTSKMGLEDLRKVLSIIPQSPVLFSGTVRFNLDPFNEHNDADLWEALERAHLKDVIRRNSYGLDTEVSEGGENFSVGQRQLLCLARALLRRSKILVLDEATAAVDVRTDALIQKTIREEFNYCTMLIIAHRLNTIIDTDRILVLDAGQVAEHDTPENLLSNEASAFSKMVQSTGSANAQYLHGLVLQRKESRLRMEAKRPDSERRRSASSYWAATANVALAVSLNSNNALQILNIEDDDNSNDNILKRTKDAVITLQGILEGKHNEDIENALYNYQVSADSWWSALYKIVEGLGLMSRLADGRYERLEHEFGDNSDWDAVEML